Sequence from the Camelus dromedarius isolate mCamDro1 chromosome 12, mCamDro1.pat, whole genome shotgun sequence genome:
CCTGATCACTCTGGTGGGGAATGGGGGGATGATAGCAATCACCCACTCAGACTCCCACCTCCACACTCCAATGTACTTCTTCCTCAGTAACCTCTCCCTTGTAGACCTGGGTTACTCATCAGCCGTGGCTCCCAAGATGTTGGCTGCGCTGCAGTCAGGGGACAGAATCATCTCCTACAATGGATGTGCTGCTCAGTTCTTcttctttgtgggttttgccACCGTCGAGTGCTACCTCCTGGCCTCCATGGCCTATGACCGCCACGCAGCGGTGTGTAGGCCCCTTCATTACACCAACACCATGACAGCAGGTGTGTGTGCCCTCCTGACTGCCGGCTCCTACGTCTGTGGCTTCCTCAATGCTTCCATCCACACAGCACAAACCTTCAGCCTCTCCTTCTGTGGTTCGAATGAGATTAATGACTTTTTCTGCGACTTACCACCACTTCTGGCTCTCTCGTGCTCCAACACAAGCACCAACGAGCTGGTGGTCTTCTACGTCGTGGGATTCAATGTCTTTTTCACCTTCCTGGTCTTCCTCGTCTCTTACCTCTTCATATTTGTTGCCATTCAACGGATGCGctctgcagaaggaaggaagaaagccttctccacctgtgGGTCCCACCTCACTGCCGTCTCTACCTTCTATGGGACAATCATCTTCATGTACTTAAAGCCCAGCTCCCCCCAGTCCATGGACACAGACAAAATCACTTCTGTGTTTTACTCGGTGGTGATTCCCATGCTGAACCCCTTGATCTACAGTCTTAGgaacaaagaagtgaaaaatgcTCTCTGGAAAATACTCAGCAAACTTTATTCCCGGACTCTAAGTGTGAGTAGGAAGTAGGCAGGTAACTGAGGGATAAATCGTCCCTCAGACCTAGATGCCATCGTGACTTCAGAGGTTTGGCAGATTTCAGTTCTTTCTTCTCCAAGCACAGTGGTTACTTCTGCTATTAGGAGAAGCCATAAAAAGCAGCACTTTGAAATGTCTCACTTAGGAAAATAATCTTCTACTTAGCGAACAGTACCCTGGGATGTTTAAACCTCTTTTTTTGCATTAGTTTCTTGACACTGTTTAAAGCAGATCAAAGCATAAACGGAATGCCCTGACTTTCCCTCTCCTTATCTTGATGGGAAGAAATTTCCATTTGTTATTACAATTTGATGTAAGGAGGACCAAAAGTCGGATGACAGTATTAAATCTTTCCAACCCCCACCCTTCTGTGTCCCCCCCTTATTCCCATCCTCACTCATAGGCTCAGCATCTCTGTATTCTCCACCTCCTTCTGTTGAAGTGTTAGGACAGCTTTAGTAGAAAACAATAAACTATCTTGTGTATATATGTTTCAGTAGATAAATTGTTTAAACTTTAACCTGAATAATCATATCTC
This genomic interval carries:
- the LOC105094970 gene encoding olfactory receptor 5B21; this translates as MENSTEVTEFVLLGLTDDPTLQVPILLVFLSIYLITLVGNGGMIAITHSDSHLHTPMYFFLSNLSLVDLGYSSAVAPKMLAALQSGDRIISYNGCAAQFFFFVGFATVECYLLASMAYDRHAAVCRPLHYTNTMTAGVCALLTAGSYVCGFLNASIHTAQTFSLSFCGSNEINDFFCDLPPLLALSCSNTSTNELVVFYVVGFNVFFTFLVFLVSYLFIFVAIQRMRSAEGRKKAFSTCGSHLTAVSTFYGTIIFMYLKPSSPQSMDTDKITSVFYSVVIPMLNPLIYSLRNKEVKNALWKILSKLYSRTLSVSRK